Proteins encoded by one window of Kribbella italica:
- a CDS encoding YidH family protein, which produces MIPDEEPDYRFTLANERTYLAYLRTSLACYAGGLSAVQFLDLGPDRWPAKIIGIVLVGAGLVTTAGAFRRWQANTSAMRGGRPLPVTRLPLMLGATIVVVGLVGLLFSLWR; this is translated from the coding sequence GTGATCCCCGACGAGGAACCCGACTACCGGTTCACCCTGGCCAACGAGCGGACGTATCTCGCCTACCTGCGGACATCACTCGCCTGTTATGCCGGTGGCCTGTCGGCGGTCCAGTTCCTCGACCTCGGGCCGGACCGCTGGCCGGCCAAGATCATCGGCATCGTCCTGGTCGGTGCCGGACTGGTCACCACCGCGGGTGCGTTCCGCCGCTGGCAGGCGAACACGAGCGCGATGCGCGGCGGCCGGCCACTTCCGGTGACCCGCCTGCCGTTGATGCTCGGGGCAACGATCGTGGTGGTCGGGCTGGTCGGCCTGCTGTTCAGCCTGTGGCGATGA
- a CDS encoding DUF202 domain-containing protein encodes MTRDPGLQPERTLLAWRRTALGLIANGVLLFASGHGTSGVRTGLGIVVVVLALGCWAAVSAVFRQAAESHPPGFLGQQRVLQASAGLVLLVGLFDLYAVITR; translated from the coding sequence ATGACCCGCGACCCCGGTCTGCAGCCCGAGCGCACGCTGCTCGCGTGGCGGCGGACCGCGCTCGGCCTGATCGCGAACGGTGTTCTCCTGTTCGCGTCCGGCCACGGGACCTCGGGAGTCCGGACCGGGCTCGGCATCGTGGTCGTCGTACTGGCCCTGGGGTGCTGGGCCGCCGTGAGCGCGGTCTTCCGGCAGGCGGCAGAGTCCCACCCACCGGGCTTTCTGGGGCAGCAAAGAGTGCTGCAGGCCTCCGCCGGCCTGGTCCTGCTGGTGGGGCTTTTCGACCTGTACGCGGTGATCACGCGCTGA
- a CDS encoding DUF47 family protein, which produces MPLRLRPNDPTFYDLFTESANHLVDGARILADLLGSTAGTGLAASHQIAAQMKDAEHAADETTHSIIRRVNSTFVTPFDREDIYRLASDLDDVMDYMEEAVDSIHLFNLESLPGEVAEQIEVLQRMAALTSETMPRLRTMKDLAEYWIEINRLENTGDAVHRRIIAKLFSGEFDALTVMKVKTVIDLLEDAVDAFEHVANTVEQIAVKES; this is translated from the coding sequence GTGCCGTTACGTCTGCGTCCGAACGACCCGACGTTCTACGACCTTTTCACGGAGTCCGCCAACCACCTCGTCGACGGCGCCCGCATCCTGGCCGACCTGCTCGGCAGCACCGCCGGAACGGGTCTGGCGGCCAGCCACCAGATCGCCGCCCAGATGAAGGACGCCGAGCACGCGGCCGACGAGACCACCCACTCGATCATCCGCCGCGTGAACTCGACCTTCGTCACGCCGTTCGACCGCGAGGACATCTACCGTCTCGCGTCCGACCTGGACGACGTGATGGACTACATGGAAGAGGCCGTCGACTCGATCCACCTGTTCAACCTGGAGTCGCTGCCGGGCGAGGTGGCCGAGCAGATCGAGGTTCTGCAGCGGATGGCCGCCCTGACGTCGGAGACGATGCCGCGGCTGCGCACGATGAAGGACCTGGCCGAGTACTGGATCGAGATCAACCGGCTGGAGAACACCGGTGACGCCGTGCACCGCCGCATCATCGCCAAGCTGTTCAGCGGCGAGTTCGACGCGCTGACGGTGATGAAGGTGAAGACCGTGATCGATCTGCTGGAGGACGCCGTCGACGCGTTCGAGCACGTCGCCAACACGGTCGAGCAGATCGCCGTCAAGGAGAGCTGA
- a CDS encoding inorganic phosphate transporter, protein MELALVIAVIAIALIFDYTNGFHDAANAIATSVSTRALTPRVALVMAAVMNFVGAFLGTEVADTVGKGIIVTPSGQHGLVIVLSALIGAITWNLITWYFGLPSSSSHALIGGLVGAGLASTSVVLWSGIVDKVVIPMVLSPAIGFLGAFAVMTAILWIFRRSNPGRTTRGFRLAQSLSAAAMALGHGLQDAQKTMGVMFLALLTTGHVQPGQGIPIWVKISAATAISLGTYSGGWRIMRTLGRRIIHLDPARGFASEAVAATVLYVMAIGLHAPVSTTHTITSAVMGAGATKRLSAVRWGVAKGIVTAWVLTIPAAGVVAACCYWLAHLILE, encoded by the coding sequence GTGGAGCTCGCGCTCGTCATCGCGGTCATCGCGATCGCGCTCATCTTCGACTACACCAACGGTTTTCACGACGCGGCCAACGCGATCGCCACCTCCGTGTCGACCCGGGCGCTGACGCCCAGGGTGGCGTTGGTGATGGCGGCGGTGATGAACTTCGTCGGCGCCTTCCTGGGCACGGAGGTGGCCGACACCGTCGGCAAGGGCATCATCGTCACCCCGAGCGGCCAGCACGGACTGGTGATCGTGCTGTCGGCCCTGATCGGTGCCATCACGTGGAACCTGATCACCTGGTACTTCGGTCTGCCGAGCTCCTCGTCGCACGCGCTGATCGGCGGCCTGGTCGGTGCCGGTCTGGCCTCGACCAGCGTCGTGCTGTGGTCGGGCATCGTCGACAAGGTCGTCATCCCGATGGTCCTGTCCCCGGCCATCGGCTTCCTCGGCGCCTTCGCGGTGATGACCGCGATCCTGTGGATCTTCCGGCGCAGCAACCCCGGCCGGACCACCCGCGGCTTCCGCCTGGCCCAGTCGCTGTCCGCGGCCGCGATGGCGCTCGGGCACGGCCTGCAGGACGCCCAGAAGACGATGGGCGTGATGTTCCTGGCCCTGCTCACCACCGGGCACGTCCAGCCCGGCCAGGGCATCCCGATCTGGGTGAAGATCTCCGCCGCGACCGCGATCTCGCTCGGCACCTACTCCGGTGGCTGGCGGATCATGCGGACCCTGGGCCGCCGGATCATCCACCTGGACCCGGCCCGTGGCTTCGCCTCCGAGGCGGTCGCCGCGACCGTGCTCTACGTGATGGCGATCGGCCTGCACGCGCCGGTGTCGACCACGCACACGATCACCTCCGCGGTGATGGGGGCCGGCGCGACCAAGCGGCTGTCCGCGGTCCGGTGGGGGGTCGCGAAGGGCATCGTCACCGCCTGGGTGCTGACCATTCCGGCCGCCGGTGTGGTCGCCGCGTGCTGTTACTGGCTGGCTCACCTGATCCTCGAGTAG
- a CDS encoding inorganic phosphate transporter, protein MMDLSFLVVVVIATALVFDFTNGFHDTANAMATSIATGALRPKVAVGLSAVLNLAGAFVSTEVAKTISSGLVDDAKVTVPIIFGGLVGAILWNLLTWYVGLPSSSSHALFGGLIGATWIAAGSGAVNFGTVVQKIVIPAVAAPIIAGVIALLGTYLAYRITQRGRKKTVDDGFRAGQIASASLVSLAHGTGDAQKTMGIITLVLITSGSLAPGSRPPLWVIGSAGLAIALGTYLGGWRIIRTMGKGLTEIESPQGFAAETSSTAVLLASSHLGFPLSTTQVCSGSILGAGLGKRLAEVRWTVAGRMALAWLFTLPAAAVVGALAGRVANSGNAGVAIIAVAAAAAGLGIYVASRRKPVTAGNVNEYPGTSVPVA, encoded by the coding sequence GTGATGGACCTGTCGTTCCTCGTCGTCGTGGTGATCGCCACCGCACTGGTGTTCGACTTCACCAACGGTTTCCACGACACCGCCAACGCGATGGCCACCTCCATCGCCACCGGAGCGCTCAGACCCAAGGTCGCGGTCGGGCTGTCCGCCGTACTGAACCTGGCCGGGGCGTTCGTGTCCACCGAGGTCGCCAAGACCATCTCCAGCGGCCTGGTCGACGACGCCAAGGTGACCGTGCCGATCATCTTCGGCGGTCTGGTCGGCGCGATCCTGTGGAACCTGCTGACCTGGTACGTCGGCCTGCCGAGCTCGTCGTCGCACGCCCTGTTCGGCGGCCTGATCGGTGCCACCTGGATCGCGGCCGGCAGCGGCGCGGTCAACTTCGGCACCGTGGTCCAGAAGATCGTGATCCCGGCCGTCGCGGCGCCGATCATCGCCGGCGTCATCGCGCTGCTCGGCACCTACCTGGCGTACCGGATCACCCAGCGCGGCCGGAAGAAGACCGTCGACGACGGCTTCCGGGCCGGGCAGATCGCGTCCGCGTCGCTGGTCTCGCTGGCGCACGGCACCGGGGACGCGCAGAAGACGATGGGCATCATCACGCTGGTGCTGATCACCTCGGGCAGCCTGGCGCCGGGTTCGCGGCCGCCGCTGTGGGTGATCGGATCGGCCGGCCTGGCGATTGCCTTGGGCACCTACCTGGGCGGCTGGCGGATCATCCGCACGATGGGTAAGGGCCTGACCGAGATCGAGTCGCCGCAGGGGTTCGCCGCGGAGACCAGCTCCACCGCCGTACTGCTGGCGTCGTCGCACCTGGGCTTCCCGCTGTCGACCACTCAGGTCTGCTCGGGCAGCATCCTGGGCGCCGGGCTCGGCAAGCGACTCGCTGAGGTCCGCTGGACGGTGGCCGGGCGGATGGCGCTCGCCTGGCTGTTCACGCTGCCGGCTGCCGCCGTGGTGGGCGCACTGGCCGGCCGGGTGGCCAACTCGGGCAACGCGGGCGTTGCCATCATCGCGGTGGCCGCCGCAGCTGCCGGGCTCGGCATCTACGTCGCCTCGCGCCGCAAGCCGGTCACGGCCGGCAACGTGAACGAGTACCCCGGCACCTCGGTGCCGGTGGCCTGA